From Arthrobacter sp. FW306-2-2C-D06B, a single genomic window includes:
- a CDS encoding 3-isopropylmalate dehydrogenase, protein MSATQPAATINLAVIPGDGIGPEVIAEALKVLEKVVAEEGVTLEQTEYKLGAQHWLETGETLPDEVLADLRTRDAILFGAVGAAPGDTRIPSGIIEREMLLKLRFSLDHFVNLRPSRLYGTVGSPLANPGNIDFIVVREGTEGPYVGNGGTLRGGTPHEVATEVSLNTAHGVERVVRDAFRRASERPRKHVTLVHKHNVLVFAGHLWKRTVEAVAKEFPEVTHDYLHIDAATIFMVTDPSRFDVIVTDNLFGDIITDLAAAITGGIGLAASGNINMDRTAPSMFEPVHGSAPDIAGQQKADPTAAILSAALLLDHLGYTTAARRIEAAVVADIESRNGGSRSTAAIGDAIAAAL, encoded by the coding sequence ATGAGCGCAACGCAACCCGCCGCAACGATCAACCTGGCTGTCATTCCCGGCGACGGCATTGGCCCCGAAGTTATTGCCGAAGCCCTCAAGGTCCTGGAAAAAGTTGTCGCCGAAGAGGGCGTCACCTTGGAACAGACCGAATACAAGCTCGGAGCCCAGCACTGGCTTGAAACCGGCGAAACGCTCCCGGATGAGGTCCTGGCCGATCTGCGCACCCGCGATGCCATCCTCTTCGGCGCTGTCGGTGCGGCCCCGGGGGACACCCGCATTCCTTCCGGGATCATTGAACGCGAGATGCTGCTGAAGCTCCGCTTCAGCCTGGACCACTTTGTGAACCTGCGCCCCTCGCGGCTCTATGGCACGGTGGGCAGCCCGCTGGCCAACCCCGGCAACATCGATTTCATCGTGGTCCGCGAAGGCACCGAAGGTCCGTACGTCGGCAACGGCGGCACGCTTCGCGGCGGGACCCCCCATGAGGTTGCCACCGAAGTGTCGCTCAACACGGCCCACGGCGTCGAGCGCGTCGTCCGGGACGCCTTCCGCCGCGCCAGCGAGCGTCCCCGCAAGCACGTCACCCTCGTCCACAAGCACAACGTCCTGGTCTTCGCAGGCCACTTGTGGAAGCGCACCGTCGAGGCCGTGGCCAAGGAATTCCCCGAGGTCACCCACGACTACCTGCACATCGACGCGGCGACGATCTTCATGGTGACCGACCCCTCCCGCTTCGACGTGATCGTCACTGACAACCTCTTCGGAGACATCATCACAGACCTTGCAGCGGCCATCACCGGCGGCATCGGTCTGGCAGCCTCGGGCAACATCAACATGGACCGCACCGCGCCCTCCATGTTCGAACCCGTCCACGGCTCCGCCCCGGACATCGCCGGACAGCAAAAAGCGGATCCGACCGCCGCCATCCTGTCCGCGGCCTTGTTGCTGGACCACCTCGGCTACACGACCGCCGCCCGCAGGATCGAGGCCGCCGTCGTCGCTGACATCGAAAGCCGCAATGGCGGGAGCCGCAGTACCGCGGCCATCGGCGACGCCATCGCGGCCGCTCTTTAG
- the metG gene encoding methionine--tRNA ligase produces the protein MTSPDKPPFYITTAITYPNGEPHIGHAYEYIATDAMARFKRLDGYDVMFLTGTDEHGMKIAQAAEKEGISPKELVDRNAEIYKAAHAALGISYDRFIRTTDADHYAASQAIWKKMEAKGDIYLSKYEGWYSVRDEAYYTEDETVLKDDGVRYSRGTDTEVTWTAEESYFFRLSAYQDRLLALYEGQPEFGAPQYRFNEVISFVKQGLQDLSISRTTFDWGVPVPGNDKHVMYVWVDALTNYLTGVGYPDAESDTFRKFWPADVHVIGKDISRFHAIFWPAFLMSAGLELPKRVMIHGFLTNNGVKMSKSLGNVVAPKDFVEQYGLDQVRFFFLREVPFGADGSYNHEAIVGRMNADLANNFGNLAQRSLSMVAKNCEGKVPVPGDFSAEDTALLAQAGGLLDVARAAFEKQEFSRALEAIWAVLGDTNAYFAEQAPWVLRKTDVERMNTVLYVTLEVVRIVAILAQPVMPTSAAKLLEVLGQPEGEARQFAAIATPIVPGTELPAPAPVFPRYEEPAES, from the coding sequence GTGACGTCTCCAGATAAACCCCCGTTCTACATCACCACCGCCATTACATACCCGAACGGCGAGCCGCATATCGGGCATGCCTACGAGTACATCGCCACCGACGCGATGGCCCGGTTCAAGCGCCTCGATGGCTACGACGTGATGTTCCTGACCGGTACGGACGAGCACGGCATGAAGATTGCCCAGGCGGCGGAGAAGGAAGGCATCTCGCCCAAGGAACTCGTGGACCGGAATGCCGAAATCTACAAGGCCGCCCATGCTGCCTTGGGCATCTCCTACGACCGGTTCATCCGCACCACGGACGCCGACCACTACGCCGCATCCCAGGCCATCTGGAAGAAGATGGAAGCCAAAGGGGACATTTACCTGTCCAAGTACGAGGGCTGGTATTCGGTCCGCGACGAGGCTTACTACACTGAGGACGAAACCGTACTGAAGGACGACGGCGTCCGCTACTCGCGCGGTACCGACACCGAGGTGACGTGGACCGCGGAGGAGAGCTACTTCTTCCGCTTGTCCGCCTACCAGGACAGGTTGCTGGCGTTGTACGAGGGGCAACCGGAATTCGGCGCTCCCCAGTACCGCTTCAACGAGGTCATCAGCTTCGTCAAGCAGGGCCTTCAGGACTTGTCCATCAGCCGCACGACTTTCGACTGGGGCGTCCCGGTGCCGGGGAACGACAAACACGTCATGTACGTGTGGGTCGATGCCCTGACCAATTATCTGACGGGGGTCGGTTACCCGGACGCCGAATCGGACACATTCCGCAAGTTCTGGCCCGCGGACGTCCACGTCATTGGCAAGGACATCTCACGGTTCCATGCGATCTTCTGGCCCGCCTTCCTGATGAGCGCAGGCCTGGAACTACCGAAGCGCGTCATGATCCATGGCTTCCTGACCAACAATGGCGTCAAGATGTCCAAGTCCCTCGGCAACGTGGTGGCCCCCAAGGACTTCGTGGAGCAGTACGGCCTGGACCAGGTGCGCTTCTTCTTCCTCCGCGAAGTGCCTTTCGGTGCCGACGGCAGCTACAACCACGAGGCGATCGTGGGCCGCATGAACGCGGACCTCGCCAACAACTTCGGCAACCTGGCACAGCGTTCGCTGTCCATGGTGGCGAAGAACTGCGAAGGCAAGGTTCCGGTTCCGGGCGATTTCTCGGCCGAGGACACCGCGCTGCTGGCCCAGGCCGGCGGACTGTTGGACGTGGCCCGTGCCGCTTTCGAGAAACAGGAATTCAGCCGTGCCCTCGAGGCAATCTGGGCGGTGCTGGGTGACACCAACGCGTACTTCGCCGAGCAGGCCCCGTGGGTGCTGCGCAAGACCGACGTCGAGCGCATGAACACCGTCCTGTACGTCACCCTGGAGGTTGTCCGCATCGTGGCGATCCTCGCCCAGCCGGTGATGCCGACGTCGGCGGCCAAGCTGCTTGAGGTCCTGGGACAGCCGGAAGGGGAGGCCCGCCAGTTCGCGGCCATCGCGACGCCGATCGTCCCCGGCACGGAACTCCCGGCCCCGGCCCCGGTCTTCCCGCGTTATGAGGAGCCGGCCGAGTCCTAG
- the serA gene encoding phosphoglycerate dehydrogenase — protein MTSTKPVVLLAEELSPATIEALGPDFEIRQTDGADRSQLLSAIVDVDAILVRSATQVDAEAIAAAKNLKIIARAGVGLDNVDIKAATQAGVMVVNAPTSNIVSAAELTVGHILSLARHIPQASSALKGGEWKRSKYTGIELFEKKIGIIGLGRIGALVAARLQGFETEILAYDPYITSARAAQLGVKLVTLDELLEKSDFITIHMPKTPETVGMLGADAFKKMKETAYVVNVARGGLIDEEALHEALEDGQIAGAGIDVFVKEPSTDLPFFGMDNVIVTPHLGASTDEAQEKAGVSVAKSVRLALAGELVPDAVNVAGGVIASDVRPGIPLIEKLGRIFTALTHASLTQIDVEVAGEIASLDVKVLELAALKGVFADVVTEQVSYVNAPVIAEQRGINTRLITTPEAEDYRNVLTIRGALSDGSQISVAGTLTGPKQVQKLVGVNGYDVEIPISEHLVVVSYADRPGVIGTIGHILGMNNINIGGMQVARQSEGGQVLALLTIDTSVPQQVLEAIKAGIGADMVREVDLED, from the coding sequence GTGACTAGCACCAAGCCAGTAGTACTCCTCGCTGAGGAACTTTCGCCCGCCACGATCGAGGCCCTTGGTCCGGACTTCGAGATCCGCCAAACCGACGGCGCGGACCGCTCCCAGCTGCTCTCCGCAATCGTCGACGTCGACGCCATCCTCGTGCGTTCAGCCACCCAGGTGGACGCCGAGGCAATTGCCGCAGCCAAGAACCTCAAGATCATCGCGCGTGCCGGTGTCGGCCTCGACAACGTGGACATCAAGGCCGCCACCCAGGCCGGCGTCATGGTGGTCAACGCCCCGACGTCGAACATTGTGTCCGCTGCCGAGCTGACGGTCGGCCACATCCTCAGCCTCGCCCGCCACATCCCGCAGGCCAGCTCCGCCTTGAAGGGCGGCGAGTGGAAGCGCTCCAAGTACACCGGCATCGAACTCTTCGAGAAGAAGATCGGCATCATCGGCCTCGGACGCATCGGAGCGCTCGTGGCTGCCCGGCTGCAAGGCTTCGAGACCGAGATCCTCGCCTATGACCCCTACATCACCTCGGCACGCGCGGCCCAGCTCGGCGTCAAGCTCGTCACCCTGGACGAGCTGCTCGAGAAGTCGGACTTCATCACTATCCACATGCCCAAAACCCCGGAAACCGTGGGCATGCTGGGCGCCGACGCCTTCAAGAAGATGAAGGAAACGGCCTACGTTGTCAATGTCGCCCGTGGTGGCCTGATCGACGAAGAGGCCCTCCACGAGGCTTTGGAAGACGGCCAGATCGCCGGCGCCGGCATTGACGTTTTCGTCAAGGAGCCGAGCACCGACCTTCCCTTCTTCGGCATGGACAACGTCATCGTGACGCCCCACTTGGGTGCCTCCACGGACGAAGCCCAGGAAAAGGCCGGCGTCTCCGTGGCGAAGTCCGTGCGCCTCGCCCTCGCCGGTGAACTCGTGCCGGATGCGGTCAACGTTGCCGGTGGAGTGATCGCTTCCGACGTCCGCCCCGGAATCCCGCTGATCGAAAAGCTCGGCCGGATCTTCACGGCCCTGACCCACGCATCCCTGACGCAGATCGACGTCGAGGTCGCGGGCGAAATCGCGAGCCTGGACGTGAAGGTCCTCGAACTGGCGGCACTCAAGGGCGTGTTCGCCGACGTCGTGACCGAGCAAGTGTCCTACGTCAACGCGCCCGTCATCGCCGAGCAGCGCGGCATCAACACCCGCCTGATCACGACGCCGGAAGCCGAGGACTACCGCAACGTCCTGACCATCCGCGGGGCACTCAGTGACGGCTCACAGATTTCCGTGGCCGGCACGCTCACCGGACCCAAGCAGGTCCAGAAGCTCGTGGGCGTCAACGGCTACGACGTCGAAATCCCGATCAGCGAACACTTGGTGGTTGTTTCCTACGCGGACCGTCCCGGTGTCATCGGCACCATCGGCCACATCCTGGGCATGAACAACATCAATATCGGTGGCATGCAGGTGGCACGCCAAAGCGAAGGCGGCCAGGTCTTGGCGCTGCTGACGATCGACACTTCGGTGCCGCAGCAGGTCCTCGAAGCAATCAAGGCCGGCATCGGCGCCGACATGGTTCGCGAGGTGGATCTGGAGGACTAG
- a CDS encoding branched-chain amino acid aminotransferase, with amino-acid sequence MTQTAHGVEFSQQLSETPKSAEERAAILANPGFGDYFTDNTVIVDYSVDTEGKGGWHSARVEAYGPISLDPSAAVLHYGQEIFEGLKAYRHADGSVWTFRPEANAARLNKSARRLALPELPEEYFLGAIRELVQADKEWVPSGDGEALYLRPFMIATEAFLGVRAAREVSFRVIASPAGNYFGGELKPVSIWISREYARAGRGGTGAAKCGGNYAASLIAQMEAEENGCKQVLFLDHFNDDAVEELGGMNVFFVMKDGSLVTPALTGTILEGVTRSSVIQVAKDMGREVSERKITLAEWRDGVASGEIAEVFACGTAAVITPIGVLKDKTEFIGSEDAKAGETTMAIRQQLLGIQTGTVEDKHGWLTRLA; translated from the coding sequence ATGACTCAGACTGCCCACGGCGTCGAATTCAGCCAGCAGCTCTCGGAGACCCCGAAGTCTGCTGAGGAGCGTGCAGCTATCCTGGCAAACCCGGGATTTGGCGACTACTTCACCGACAACACCGTCATTGTCGACTACAGCGTTGACACCGAGGGCAAGGGCGGCTGGCACAGTGCCCGCGTCGAGGCCTACGGGCCGATTTCCCTTGATCCTTCGGCGGCAGTGCTGCACTACGGCCAGGAGATCTTTGAAGGGCTCAAGGCTTACCGCCATGCTGACGGTTCCGTTTGGACGTTCCGTCCCGAGGCCAATGCCGCCCGATTGAACAAGTCGGCCCGTCGCTTGGCCCTCCCGGAACTGCCCGAGGAATACTTCCTTGGCGCCATCCGCGAACTCGTTCAGGCGGACAAGGAATGGGTTCCGTCCGGCGACGGCGAAGCCTTGTACTTGCGCCCGTTCATGATCGCGACTGAGGCGTTCCTGGGTGTCCGCGCTGCCCGCGAGGTCTCCTTCCGGGTCATCGCTTCTCCGGCCGGCAATTACTTCGGCGGCGAGCTCAAGCCGGTATCCATCTGGATCTCCCGCGAATACGCGCGTGCCGGCCGTGGCGGAACCGGTGCAGCCAAATGTGGCGGAAACTACGCGGCATCCCTGATTGCCCAGATGGAAGCCGAAGAGAACGGCTGCAAGCAGGTCCTCTTCCTGGACCACTTCAACGACGACGCCGTCGAGGAACTCGGGGGCATGAACGTCTTCTTCGTCATGAAGGACGGCTCACTCGTCACCCCGGCACTCACCGGAACCATCCTCGAAGGTGTGACCCGTTCTTCCGTCATCCAGGTGGCGAAGGACATGGGCCGCGAGGTTTCCGAGCGCAAGATCACCCTCGCTGAATGGCGCGACGGTGTGGCCTCCGGCGAAATCGCCGAGGTCTTCGCTTGCGGAACCGCGGCCGTCATCACGCCCATCGGCGTGCTCAAGGACAAGACCGAGTTCATCGGCTCCGAGGATGCCAAGGCGGGCGAAACCACCATGGCCATCCGCCAGCAGTTGCTCGGCATCCAGACCGGAACGGTCGAGGACAAGCACGGCTGGCTCACCCGCCTGGCCTAA
- a CDS encoding ABC transporter permease, producing the protein MNAVQRFIRSRVLLLTAAILIVAMCLSVFIQSQSQAALNRTVDENSRGLYDILVQAKSANTKDGGALLQPDIANGQGGISFPQLEKIRGLSGASVAAPISLVSRVTQNLETPRLDAMDYLGYNAGLAGGATAGDPTGTDSKSWPAPESVLPAQPKKYRLTATAVSSDGVSQQTLFQTSAEGTLGKGQVVEQQTAGGKSIRIAGPAGETGIKFPAPAGGSEHNLFNLSVALPMAPQVTESVVAVDPTAERALLGSAGDFLAPLQKAPPADTRNAGAIGRYFEQLFAKSPTQQELEQGPDFMGVKLKYWAPLMTQYQQAKLSGQITDASQAIPLIVRQGTSLDLKYSVKIQEIDDSGKVVNDVGTVSRSLDKDYLPFVSKSPFALSWPGSTDHSQLLGNMGNFSQGLYQPAQWSTDFAAAPKYKDGETSANGAVAKSATPGDWVTVNKLPEKSAFGAIVDQSQRKPVDERSYRENLATGSKPATPLPMVYGTFDPASIQKAAGDVNKLPLGGYDPAPMTLQKDASGNDTAAKGLKPSLSDTGLVSQSAGAITDYYGLAAARGYDSNANVIDAVRVRASAPGNWKQAQPEVDKLAAQIRDMGLQATVVAGSAREDANIFVPGYSKDDAGKESALGTVQQSWVRQDAANAVSGSLTGTNITLLFLALCGATLLTGASTVSYIRQRRSEAGILRAMGWTQRKIRSWVLEEFGIGAAIVAVAGIALSLLSWNLATVIVSGSVLFIYCAAAFIAAQQLRHRDVVDQEPQHDERLIPVDSPLTFAYRQLVTHRFSSVALAVAVGVFGAAVGALIALLIDIPRAAGASALSGLASATIALPSVILAVSGVLVGLVLTLVTGRFELQARREQLGTLRAMGWNPDMLGQVRFFENALVGALALILGVVGALGLGLLLAPYAALWAALAGVVAVICWIPIATKVVK; encoded by the coding sequence ATGAACGCCGTCCAGAGGTTCATCAGAAGCCGTGTGCTTCTTTTGACCGCGGCCATTTTGATCGTCGCCATGTGTTTGTCCGTATTCATCCAGAGCCAGTCGCAGGCCGCGCTGAACCGGACAGTGGATGAGAACTCACGCGGCCTGTACGACATCCTGGTCCAGGCCAAGTCCGCGAATACCAAGGACGGCGGGGCACTCCTCCAGCCGGACATCGCGAACGGCCAGGGCGGTATCAGCTTCCCGCAACTCGAGAAGATCCGCGGCCTGAGCGGTGCGTCGGTCGCGGCGCCCATCAGCCTCGTGTCCCGTGTGACGCAGAACCTGGAAACTCCGCGGCTTGATGCCATGGATTACCTTGGCTACAACGCAGGGCTGGCTGGCGGAGCCACCGCGGGAGATCCGACCGGAACGGACTCCAAGAGCTGGCCCGCGCCGGAGTCCGTCCTCCCCGCGCAGCCCAAGAAGTACCGGCTCACCGCCACTGCCGTGAGCTCCGACGGAGTGTCCCAGCAAACCCTCTTCCAGACCAGTGCTGAAGGCACGCTCGGCAAGGGGCAGGTCGTGGAGCAGCAGACTGCCGGAGGCAAGAGCATCCGCATCGCCGGCCCTGCGGGGGAGACCGGCATCAAGTTCCCTGCTCCTGCCGGTGGCTCGGAACACAACCTCTTCAACCTTTCTGTGGCGCTGCCCATGGCTCCACAGGTCACCGAGTCTGTCGTCGCCGTCGATCCGACAGCTGAACGCGCCCTCCTGGGCTCGGCCGGAGACTTCCTCGCACCGCTGCAAAAGGCACCGCCGGCCGACACCCGCAACGCGGGTGCCATCGGCCGCTACTTCGAACAGCTCTTCGCCAAGAGCCCCACGCAGCAGGAACTCGAACAGGGCCCGGATTTCATGGGCGTCAAGCTCAAATACTGGGCGCCCCTCATGACCCAGTACCAGCAGGCAAAACTGTCCGGCCAGATCACGGATGCCTCGCAGGCCATTCCTTTGATCGTCCGGCAGGGAACCTCCCTGGATCTGAAGTACTCGGTCAAAATCCAGGAAATCGATGATTCGGGCAAGGTCGTCAATGACGTCGGCACTGTCTCGCGTTCCTTGGACAAGGACTACCTGCCGTTCGTGTCAAAGTCGCCGTTCGCCCTGTCATGGCCCGGGTCCACCGACCACAGCCAGTTGCTCGGAAACATGGGCAACTTCAGCCAAGGCCTTTACCAGCCGGCCCAGTGGAGCACGGACTTCGCAGCCGCACCCAAGTACAAGGACGGCGAAACCTCTGCGAATGGAGCTGTCGCCAAATCCGCCACACCGGGGGACTGGGTTACTGTCAACAAGCTGCCCGAGAAGTCGGCCTTCGGCGCGATCGTGGACCAGAGCCAGCGCAAGCCTGTCGACGAACGCTCGTACCGGGAGAACCTGGCAACGGGATCTAAGCCCGCTACCCCGCTGCCGATGGTCTACGGGACGTTTGATCCTGCCTCGATCCAGAAGGCGGCCGGCGACGTCAACAAGCTGCCCTTGGGTGGCTACGACCCGGCCCCGATGACGCTCCAAAAGGACGCTTCGGGCAATGACACCGCCGCCAAGGGCCTCAAGCCCTCGCTGAGCGACACTGGCCTCGTCAGCCAGTCCGCCGGTGCCATTACCGACTACTACGGCCTTGCCGCAGCCCGCGGTTACGATTCCAACGCCAACGTGATCGATGCCGTCCGGGTCCGCGCCAGCGCACCGGGCAACTGGAAGCAGGCCCAACCGGAGGTCGACAAGCTCGCAGCCCAGATCCGCGACATGGGTCTACAAGCCACAGTGGTGGCCGGCTCCGCGCGTGAAGACGCCAACATCTTCGTCCCGGGATACTCCAAGGACGACGCCGGCAAGGAATCCGCGCTGGGCACCGTCCAGCAGTCGTGGGTCCGCCAGGATGCCGCAAACGCCGTTTCCGGTTCCCTGACGGGCACCAACATCACCCTGCTCTTCCTTGCGTTGTGCGGGGCCACTCTCCTGACCGGCGCTTCCACCGTCAGCTATATCCGCCAGCGACGCAGCGAGGCGGGGATCCTCCGCGCCATGGGCTGGACCCAAAGGAAGATCCGCAGTTGGGTCCTTGAGGAGTTCGGCATCGGTGCCGCGATTGTTGCCGTGGCAGGTATTGCGCTGAGCCTCCTGAGCTGGAACCTGGCGACGGTCATTGTTTCCGGTTCGGTGCTGTTCATTTACTGCGCTGCGGCCTTCATCGCGGCCCAGCAATTGCGGCACCGGGACGTCGTTGACCAGGAACCCCAACACGATGAACGCCTGATCCCGGTGGATTCGCCGCTCACGTTCGCGTACCGCCAACTGGTCACCCACCGTTTCAGTTCAGTGGCGCTGGCCGTAGCCGTGGGCGTCTTCGGAGCGGCCGTCGGTGCCCTGATCGCCTTGCTCATTGACATCCCGCGCGCAGCCGGAGCCAGCGCCCTCAGCGGGCTCGCCTCCGCCACCATCGCGTTGCCGAGCGTCATCCTGGCAGTCAGCGGAGTGCTCGTGGGCCTCGTACTGACCCTGGTCACCGGTCGCTTCGAACTCCAGGCCAGGCGCGAACAGCTCGGCACTCTCCGGGCCATGGGCTGGAACCCCGACATGCTGGGGCAGGTCCGGTTCTTCGAAAATGCCCTGGTCGGAGCCTTGGCCCTGATCCTGGGCGTCGTGGGAGCGCTGGGCCTGGGCCTGCTGCTCGCTCCTTATGCCGCACTTTGGGCCGCTTTGGCCGGAGTGGTGGCCGTAATTTGCTGGATTCCCATTGCAACGAAAGTGGTCAAATGA
- a CDS encoding ABC transporter ATP-binding protein: MTDNLEPDLTATTESTDESFQTRANTIVRAADHGMPLQLSNITIRYGGDKGGAEPVTVVEDFNLTLHAGEMHCVAGRSGSGKTSILTVGAGLTLPTSGRVLWEGDSLEKMGDDEIADRRRALIGYVDQGGALIDGMSALENVLLPAVPDGEVEQRTEMAKDLLDLVGLGRRMRHRPAQLSGGERQRVAIARALILGTRVLVVDEPTASLDRTSANRIISILKDTTSDGIAVLVASHDHELVRLSDTLTELN; this comes from the coding sequence ATGACTGACAACCTCGAACCCGATCTGACCGCGACCACGGAATCCACCGACGAGTCGTTCCAGACCCGCGCCAACACCATCGTGCGGGCCGCGGACCACGGCATGCCCCTGCAGTTGAGCAACATCACCATCCGCTACGGCGGTGACAAGGGCGGCGCGGAGCCGGTCACCGTAGTCGAGGACTTCAACCTGACCCTGCACGCCGGTGAGATGCACTGCGTCGCCGGGCGAAGCGGCTCAGGCAAGACCAGCATCCTGACGGTGGGAGCGGGACTCACGCTTCCGACGTCGGGCCGTGTCCTCTGGGAGGGCGATTCCCTGGAGAAGATGGGCGATGACGAAATCGCCGACCGCCGCCGCGCCCTGATCGGGTACGTGGACCAGGGTGGCGCTTTGATCGACGGCATGAGCGCTTTGGAGAATGTGTTGTTGCCGGCCGTTCCCGACGGCGAAGTGGAGCAGCGCACCGAAATGGCGAAGGACCTGCTGGACCTGGTGGGGCTGGGCCGGCGTATGCGCCACCGTCCGGCGCAGCTGTCCGGCGGTGAGCGCCAGCGTGTCGCGATCGCCCGGGCACTGATCCTCGGCACCCGTGTCCTGGTGGTGGACGAGCCAACGGCCAGCCTGGACCGCACTTCGGCAAACCGCATCATCAGCATCCTGAAGGACACCACCAGCGACGGCATTGCCGTGCTGGTGGCGTCGCACGACCACGAGCTTGTCAGGCTCAGCGATACGCTGACTGAATTGAACTAG
- a CDS encoding SGNH/GDSL hydrolase family protein, with the protein MRSQTRRREFLWTTTAIAAVCLSVLAVLSACSSDTGPRSAVGQPTVVIIGDSLSTGHGTSPDDAWPHLVENDPGFQQFQATIVNAAHDGSGYVSVGEDGSTFGSQVDTAVTDGTRLVLFFGSENDMGTSPGETEAAAARAFASVKARAPQADILVVGPPSYTRTPEAERLDIRDQDKAAALKAGAEFVDPIALGWIMDDASDLIGPDGDHPSAAGQQYLQAKMEALIGPRIQQTSPGSAPFAG; encoded by the coding sequence ATGCGGAGTCAAACCCGACGGAGAGAATTTCTCTGGACGACGACGGCGATCGCCGCCGTCTGCCTCTCCGTCCTCGCAGTCCTCAGCGCTTGTTCCTCCGACACCGGACCCCGATCCGCCGTGGGCCAGCCCACCGTGGTGATCATCGGAGACTCCCTCAGCACAGGTCACGGCACCTCCCCTGACGATGCCTGGCCTCATCTGGTGGAGAACGATCCCGGCTTTCAACAGTTCCAAGCGACCATCGTCAATGCCGCGCATGATGGCAGCGGCTATGTCAGCGTCGGCGAGGACGGATCGACCTTCGGTTCCCAGGTGGACACAGCGGTGACCGACGGGACCCGATTGGTGTTGTTCTTTGGTTCGGAAAATGACATGGGCACCTCCCCCGGTGAAACCGAGGCTGCGGCCGCACGGGCGTTCGCCTCAGTCAAGGCCCGAGCTCCGCAAGCCGACATCCTGGTGGTCGGACCGCCGTCGTATACGCGCACGCCCGAGGCGGAAAGGCTCGACATCCGCGACCAGGACAAAGCCGCTGCCCTGAAAGCCGGGGCCGAATTCGTCGATCCGATCGCCCTCGGCTGGATCATGGACGATGCCTCGGACCTCATTGGTCCCGACGGCGATCACCCGTCCGCGGCCGGCCAGCAATATCTGCAGGCCAAAATGGAAGCGCTCATCGGACCGAGGATCCAGCAAACCAGCCCCGGGAGCGCCCCGTTCGCTGGTTAA
- a CDS encoding class F sortase encodes MASHRYARQPRATGIRGLLTRSKDLLLLAICVGGLLASWLVYGASGSANPAASDAGQSALSSPAAADKPAVNRAAVGAPATASGTPLPVASAPLHITYPAVGLDVVVHPLRPDPARGQSIEPPETMDGYWLSPFGTPGAGSTNTTYVIGHSWEGLDAPFNHLSYAAAPGDELKVVTATGTMTYKVESVTTYTKSTLKDSTVWTAVPNRLVLISCYTQDLWGKNVAVVASPVPGR; translated from the coding sequence ATGGCAAGTCACCGTTACGCCCGGCAGCCTCGCGCAACCGGCATCCGTGGCTTGCTGACCAGGTCCAAAGATCTTCTCCTGTTGGCGATTTGCGTCGGGGGGCTGCTTGCGTCCTGGCTGGTCTACGGTGCATCCGGCTCAGCGAATCCAGCCGCGTCCGACGCAGGGCAGTCGGCGCTTTCGTCGCCAGCCGCTGCGGACAAGCCCGCGGTGAACCGCGCGGCAGTCGGCGCTCCTGCCACTGCGTCGGGAACGCCCCTCCCTGTGGCGTCGGCCCCATTGCACATTACCTACCCGGCGGTTGGCCTGGATGTGGTGGTTCACCCGCTGCGACCGGACCCCGCTCGCGGGCAGAGCATTGAGCCGCCGGAAACGATGGATGGATATTGGCTCAGTCCGTTCGGAACCCCCGGAGCGGGCTCGACGAATACCACCTACGTGATCGGGCACAGTTGGGAAGGCCTCGACGCGCCGTTCAACCATCTCAGCTATGCGGCAGCCCCTGGGGATGAACTCAAAGTCGTCACGGCAACGGGAACGATGACATACAAAGTCGAATCCGTCACGACCTACACAAAATCGACTTTGAAAGACAGTACGGTCTGGACAGCGGTGCCCAACCGCCTGGTTCTGATCAGTTGCTACACGCAGGATCTCTGGGGCAAGAACGTCGCAGTGGTCGCTTCACCTGTTCCAGGACGGTAG